The following proteins are encoded in a genomic region of Maylandia zebra isolate NMK-2024a linkage group LG1, Mzebra_GT3a, whole genome shotgun sequence:
- the senp8 gene encoding sentrin-specific protease 8: MDPVVLSYHDSLLRRSDVSLLEGPYWLNDQVIGFAFEYFAAERFRVLGEAVIFISPEVTQFIKCASCPDELALFLEPLDLASRRWVFLAVNDNSNQTAGGSHWSLLLYHHNSNHFAHYDSQNGSNSLHARRIASKLEPFLGAGRKALFVEEPCPSQQNSYDCGMYVICIAEALCEKARVEGSPRLPVQMITPAYITQKRAEWCRLIQSLAQNDLCCSLSFP; this comes from the coding sequence ATGGATCCTGTAGTGCTCAGCTATCATGACAGCCTGCTGCGGCGCTCTGATGTCTCTCTACTGGAAGGACCTTACTGGCTTAATGACCAAGTCATTGGTTTTGCTTTTGAGTACTTTGCTGCCGAGCGCTTTAGAGTCCTGGGGGAAGCCGTTATCTTTATCAGCCCAGAGGTCACCCAGTTCATCAAATGTGCTTCCTGCCCTGATGAGTTGGCATTGTTTCTGGAGCCACTGGATCTTGCTTCTCGTCGCTGGGTCTTCCTAGCAGTGAATGACAACTCCAACCAGACCGCTGGAGGGTCCCACTGGAGCCTCTTGCTTTATCATCACAACTCCAACCACTTTGCCCACTATGACTCTCAAAATGGCAGCAATTCACTTCACGCACGGCGCATCGCCAGCAAGTTGGAGCCTTTCCTGGGCGCAGGGAGGAAAGCGCTGTTTGTCGAGGAGCCCTGCCCATCCCAGCAGAACAGCTATGACTGTGGCATGTATGTTATCTGTATTGCCGAGGCCTTGTGCGAGAAGGCCCGGGTGGAGGGCTCGCCACGCCTTCCTGTGCAAATGATCACCCCAGCCTACATCACCCAGAAGAGGGCCGAGTGGTGCAGACTGATCCAGAGCTTAGCTCAGAATGACCTCTGCTGCTCACTGTCTTTCCCTTAG